A window from Streptomyces sp. FXJ1.172 encodes these proteins:
- a CDS encoding MFS transporter: MTTETTRSASAPPPGVAAAGSPAVPHRLILPTVLAGVFITTLDFFIVNVAIPSLQTDLRAGASAIEWVVAGFGLAYGVGLITGGRLGDLYGRRKMFLLGLGLFTVASLLCGVAQSADFLVFARVLQGLSAAMLAPQVLALLGTIFTGPARLKVFAGYGLAMGLAAVFGQLIGGLLIEADIAGLGWRSCFLVNLPIGLLIMGLTVKLVPESRAEGRPKLDFPGVAVITLALVALVLPLIEGRQHGWPAWTWVSFGAFAVLMGVFVAVERSTAARGGSPLVNIDMFKDRAFVVGLACQLVFWMGQASFFLVLALYMQAGRGLTALQAGLLFAAIGAGYMYTSMNATKFAAKLGRQVLAVGALLMAVGLVVIGLTAAHLGSGGHTAWLIPGLVIDGAGMGLAVAPLASTVLARVNPQYAGSASGVLTTGLQIGNSLGVAIIGVIFYNALGKRPLPSSYPHAFDMGIVFLVAVAAALALLVQALPRTNAGK, translated from the coding sequence ATGACCACCGAGACCACCCGCAGTGCCTCGGCGCCGCCACCGGGCGTGGCGGCTGCCGGAAGTCCGGCCGTGCCGCATCGACTGATTCTGCCGACGGTGCTGGCGGGCGTCTTCATCACCACTTTGGACTTCTTCATCGTCAACGTCGCCATTCCCTCGCTGCAGACGGATCTGCGGGCGGGTGCCTCGGCCATCGAATGGGTGGTCGCCGGATTCGGCCTGGCGTACGGCGTGGGACTGATCACCGGCGGACGCCTGGGCGACCTGTACGGGCGCCGGAAAATGTTCCTGCTGGGACTGGGCCTGTTCACCGTCGCATCGCTGCTGTGCGGTGTTGCCCAGTCCGCCGACTTCCTGGTCTTCGCCCGGGTGCTGCAGGGGCTGTCCGCGGCGATGCTCGCGCCCCAGGTACTGGCGTTGCTGGGCACCATCTTCACCGGCCCGGCACGATTGAAAGTGTTCGCCGGATACGGTCTGGCCATGGGCCTGGCGGCGGTCTTCGGGCAGTTGATCGGCGGCCTGCTGATCGAGGCGGACATCGCCGGCCTGGGCTGGCGCTCCTGCTTCCTGGTGAACCTGCCGATCGGCCTGCTGATCATGGGTCTGACCGTGAAGCTGGTGCCCGAGTCACGGGCCGAGGGCCGGCCGAAGCTGGACTTCCCCGGTGTCGCCGTGATCACCCTCGCCCTGGTCGCGCTCGTGCTGCCGCTCATCGAAGGCCGGCAGCACGGCTGGCCGGCATGGACCTGGGTCTCCTTCGGTGCGTTCGCGGTCCTGATGGGCGTGTTCGTGGCGGTCGAGCGGTCGACCGCCGCTCGGGGCGGCTCGCCCCTGGTGAACATCGACATGTTCAAGGACCGCGCCTTCGTCGTCGGCCTCGCCTGCCAACTGGTGTTCTGGATGGGCCAGGCGTCGTTCTTCCTGGTGCTGGCGCTGTACATGCAGGCCGGCCGCGGCCTGACCGCGCTCCAGGCGGGCCTCCTGTTCGCCGCGATCGGCGCCGGTTACATGTACACCTCGATGAACGCCACGAAGTTCGCCGCCAAGCTCGGCCGCCAGGTGCTCGCGGTCGGCGCCCTGCTGATGGCGGTGGGCCTGGTCGTCATCGGCCTCACCGCCGCGCACCTGGGCTCGGGCGGCCACACCGCATGGCTCATCCCCGGCCTGGTGATCGACGGCGCCGGCATGGGCCTGGCGGTCGCCCCGCTGGCATCCACGGTGCTCGCGCGGGTCAACCCGCAGTACGCGGGATCGGCCTCCGGTGTGCTGACCACCGGCCTGCAGATCGGCAACTCGCTCGGCGTCGCGATCATCGGCGTCATCTTCTACAACGCGCTCGGCAAGCGCCCCCTGCCGTCGTCCTACCCGCACGCCTTCGACATGGGGATCGTCTTCCTCGTGGCGGTGGCCGCCGCACTGGCCCTGCTGGTCCAGGCGCTGCCCCGCACGAACGCCGGCAAGTGA
- a CDS encoding aldehyde dehydrogenase family protein — protein MNPGKQLRSYGLFIAGKDIEGDGWVYTVSAKSLLEDVFTSVSVKRSLEKDADSAAAQHPYVIGRCAIADDAAIDLATEAAAAAAPGWAAVPLERRIRLGGLFREELLRRKDEFVEMLVAESHPVRLARWELSCLLQVYSEESIRWYARQMHTEFEDGGRRLIVRRQPDGVVAFNPPQNAPAPSAALAVLALMAGNAVVVRAPRSIALSTLWVLRDVAAPLLDEVGAPPGTLNVVCANPKQTLDRWITSPLVDDIFYIGGSQEGLRFQEQCVANGKKPILELAGNDGIIVWKDADLAYAAEAITESFYGSGQICMVPNYVLVHPDVADDLIAEVERKLVDVRPGYPDEEDVLLSPVRRTERFFGLLERALEQGAQLVTGGRRTELDGTPSETGVFLQPTVLRVDGLGAAREHEVVRHETFFPLLPIVVAEPESDEVLLERFLDFVNTNEYGLRNSLWARDETVVDTFVQRVVNGGLLKVNDSHIGFLPYLPSHGGTGLTGGVFGEANYPMLKTSHVQGVSIARDVSPHRTVFGG, from the coding sequence ATGAATCCCGGGAAACAATTGCGCAGCTACGGGCTGTTTATCGCGGGGAAAGACATCGAAGGCGACGGCTGGGTTTACACCGTGAGTGCCAAGTCACTCCTGGAAGATGTCTTCACCAGCGTCAGCGTCAAACGCAGCCTCGAGAAGGACGCGGACTCCGCCGCCGCACAACACCCCTACGTCATCGGCCGGTGCGCGATAGCCGACGACGCCGCCATCGACCTCGCCACCGAGGCGGCGGCCGCGGCCGCCCCAGGCTGGGCGGCGGTCCCGCTGGAAAGGCGCATACGGCTCGGCGGCCTGTTCCGGGAAGAACTCCTGCGCCGCAAGGACGAGTTCGTGGAGATGCTGGTCGCCGAGTCCCACCCGGTCAGGCTCGCCCGGTGGGAACTGAGCTGCCTGCTCCAGGTCTACAGCGAAGAGAGCATCCGGTGGTACGCGCGCCAGATGCACACCGAGTTCGAGGACGGCGGGCGCCGGCTGATCGTCCGCCGCCAGCCTGACGGTGTGGTCGCCTTCAACCCGCCGCAGAACGCCCCGGCCCCCAGCGCAGCCCTGGCCGTGCTGGCCCTGATGGCCGGGAACGCGGTCGTGGTCCGTGCCCCGCGCAGCATCGCGCTGAGCACCCTGTGGGTACTGCGGGACGTGGCGGCTCCCCTGCTGGACGAGGTCGGAGCGCCGCCCGGCACGCTCAACGTGGTCTGCGCCAACCCCAAGCAGACCCTGGACCGCTGGATCACCAGCCCGCTGGTCGACGACATCTTCTACATCGGCGGCAGCCAGGAGGGCCTCCGTTTCCAGGAGCAGTGCGTGGCCAACGGCAAGAAGCCGATCCTGGAGCTGGCCGGCAACGACGGGATCATCGTCTGGAAGGACGCCGACCTCGCCTACGCGGCCGAGGCGATCACCGAGTCGTTCTACGGTTCCGGGCAGATCTGCATGGTGCCCAACTACGTGCTGGTGCACCCCGATGTCGCCGACGACCTCATCGCCGAGGTGGAGCGCAAGCTCGTCGACGTGCGCCCGGGTTACCCCGACGAGGAGGACGTACTCCTGTCTCCGGTGCGCCGTACGGAGCGGTTCTTCGGCCTGCTGGAGCGGGCTCTGGAGCAGGGCGCGCAGCTGGTGACCGGCGGCAGGCGCACCGAACTGGACGGCACGCCCTCAGAGACGGGGGTCTTCCTCCAGCCGACCGTGCTGCGGGTGGACGGGCTCGGCGCGGCCCGCGAGCACGAGGTGGTGCGGCACGAGACGTTCTTCCCGCTGCTGCCGATCGTGGTCGCCGAACCGGAATCCGACGAGGTCCTGCTCGAACGCTTCCTGGACTTCGTCAACACCAACGAGTACGGGCTGCGCAACTCGCTGTGGGCCAGGGACGAGACCGTCGTCGACACCTTCGTGCAGCGGGTCGTCAACGGCGGCCTGCTGAAGGTCAACGACTCGCACATCGGCTTCCTGCCGTACCTGCCGAGCCACGGGGGGACGGGTCTGACCGGTGGGGTCTTCGGCGAGGCCAACTACCCGATGCTCAAGACCTCCCACGTCCAGGGCGTCAGCATCGCACGCGACGTCAGCCCGCATCGAACCGTCTTCGGCGGCTGA
- a CDS encoding acyl-CoA dehydrogenase family protein: MRSLDAARDTCERFHPGLVKALSDLPFEEREAPGSPVVDLFRSAAGTGLLIPTEYGGLGADPVDAVLVQRAVGSLSPSLAVASTMHHFTAAMLYALADGPGRLTPAQTQVLHTVVPEQRLMASGWAEGRTQQNILSPAVTATPTAGGYLLNGAKKPCSLSRSMSLLTASIAVPGADGGQELALALVDSSSPGLSVHSFWAGEVLAGAQSDEVRLADVFVPEDMVIRTTADDPDRIDDLQNAGFVWFEMLVSAGYAGAAAGLTEEVLARGRGSASERGTLLVRTESAFDLLLGTARAVRDGVGGEEAVAQVLIARFAAQEALSLAAQQALELLGGIDFIRSAAHSRLAASVRPLAFHPPSQGSTVEPLLAYAGGAPLDLS; encoded by the coding sequence GTGAGATCTCTCGACGCCGCCCGCGACACCTGCGAGCGCTTCCATCCAGGGCTGGTGAAGGCCCTTTCGGACCTGCCGTTCGAGGAGCGTGAGGCCCCCGGCAGCCCGGTGGTCGACCTGTTCCGGTCGGCCGCCGGGACGGGATTGCTGATCCCCACCGAGTACGGGGGCCTGGGCGCCGACCCGGTGGACGCCGTACTGGTGCAGCGGGCCGTCGGCTCGCTGTCGCCGTCCCTGGCCGTCGCCTCGACCATGCACCACTTCACCGCCGCGATGCTCTACGCGCTCGCGGACGGCCCGGGCCGCCTGACGCCCGCCCAGACCCAGGTGCTGCACACGGTGGTACCCGAACAACGGCTGATGGCCTCCGGCTGGGCCGAGGGCCGCACCCAGCAGAACATCCTCAGCCCGGCGGTCACCGCCACCCCGACCGCGGGCGGATACCTGCTCAACGGCGCCAAGAAGCCATGCAGCCTGTCGCGTTCGATGAGTCTGCTGACCGCGAGCATCGCGGTGCCCGGCGCGGACGGCGGACAGGAACTCGCGCTGGCTCTGGTGGACTCCTCGTCGCCGGGCCTGAGCGTCCACTCCTTCTGGGCCGGCGAGGTGCTGGCCGGCGCCCAGAGCGACGAGGTGCGCCTGGCCGATGTCTTCGTGCCCGAGGACATGGTGATCCGCACCACCGCGGACGACCCGGACCGGATCGACGATCTTCAGAACGCCGGCTTCGTCTGGTTCGAGATGCTGGTGTCGGCCGGTTACGCCGGCGCGGCCGCCGGGCTGACGGAGGAGGTGCTGGCCCGCGGGCGCGGCAGCGCGAGCGAGCGGGGCACCCTGCTGGTCCGCACCGAATCCGCCTTCGACCTGCTCCTGGGAACCGCCCGCGCGGTGCGCGACGGGGTCGGCGGCGAAGAGGCCGTGGCGCAGGTGCTGATCGCCCGGTTCGCGGCACAGGAGGCGCTTTCGCTCGCCGCTCAGCAGGCCCTCGAACTGCTCGGCGGCATCGACTTCATCCGCTCCGCCGCCCACTCCCGGCTGGCCGCCTCCGTGCGGCCGCTCGCCTTCCACCCACCGTCCCAGGGCTCCACCGTCGAGCCGCTGCTGGCGTACGCCGGCGGTGCCCCGCTCGACCTGTCCTGA
- a CDS encoding aspartate aminotransferase family protein produces MTPNADVPAGQEEEILRLYRAHLSKGRATLAELFGTHMEVESRGAWLTTSDGERFLNAGGYGVFIMGARHPVVMEAVRRQLETHPVATRILLEPTVARAAEALVSVTPEGLDRVHFALSGAEAVETGLKLARANGRRRTVSMKGGYHGKTLGALSATAKDVYQAPFRPLIPDVVHLPFGDIDALRAELSGHPGEVCVIIEPVQGEGGVIIPPKGYLKQVEEAVREFDGFLVVDEVQTGIGRLGEWWGLDTEGVRPDVLLAGKALGGGVVPVSAAIATRKAFRPFDKDPYVHTATFSGQPLLMAAVQGTLRAIREEDLVSRARELGARLLPRITEIARRNIPDQVVQVRGQGLLIGVELVEPGLAGELLIELFNHGVVANHSMNGSSVVRFTPPAILTDRDVEFLLDSFDKATVDLVRRSATMPEGGN; encoded by the coding sequence ATGACCCCGAACGCCGACGTCCCGGCCGGCCAGGAGGAGGAGATCCTCCGGCTCTACCGGGCCCATCTGAGCAAGGGCCGGGCGACCCTGGCCGAGCTCTTCGGCACCCATATGGAGGTCGAGTCGCGGGGAGCCTGGCTGACCACCTCGGACGGCGAACGCTTCCTCAACGCGGGCGGCTACGGCGTCTTCATCATGGGTGCCCGCCATCCCGTCGTCATGGAGGCGGTGCGTCGACAGCTGGAGACCCACCCCGTGGCCACCCGCATCCTGCTGGAGCCGACCGTCGCCCGCGCCGCCGAAGCGCTGGTCTCGGTCACCCCGGAGGGCCTGGACCGTGTGCACTTCGCCCTCTCCGGGGCGGAGGCGGTGGAGACCGGCCTGAAGCTCGCCCGCGCCAACGGCCGCCGGCGGACGGTCTCGATGAAGGGCGGCTACCACGGCAAGACGCTCGGCGCCCTGTCGGCCACCGCCAAGGACGTCTACCAGGCGCCCTTCCGCCCGCTGATCCCCGACGTGGTGCACCTGCCGTTCGGCGACATCGACGCGCTGCGCGCGGAGCTGTCCGGCCACCCCGGTGAGGTCTGCGTGATCATCGAGCCGGTCCAGGGCGAGGGCGGCGTGATCATCCCGCCCAAGGGCTACCTCAAGCAGGTCGAGGAGGCGGTCCGGGAGTTCGACGGCTTCCTGGTGGTGGACGAGGTGCAGACCGGCATCGGCCGGCTCGGCGAGTGGTGGGGCCTGGACACCGAGGGCGTCCGCCCGGACGTGCTGCTGGCCGGCAAGGCCCTCGGCGGCGGCGTGGTCCCGGTCTCGGCGGCCATCGCCACCCGCAAGGCCTTCCGCCCCTTCGACAAGGACCCCTACGTCCACACCGCCACCTTCTCCGGCCAGCCGCTGCTGATGGCGGCGGTGCAGGGCACCCTCCGGGCGATCCGCGAGGAGGACCTGGTGTCGCGGGCCCGCGAACTCGGCGCCCGGCTGCTGCCGAGGATCACCGAGATCGCCCGGCGCAACATCCCCGACCAGGTCGTTCAGGTGCGTGGCCAGGGCCTGTTGATCGGCGTCGAGCTGGTCGAGCCCGGGCTGGCCGGCGAACTGCTCATCGAGCTGTTCAACCACGGCGTGGTCGCCAACCACTCGATGAACGGCTCCTCCGTGGTGCGGTTCACCCCGCCCGCGATCCTCACCGACCGGGATGTCGAATTCCTGCTCGACTCCTTCGACAAGGCCACCGTCGACCTCGTGCGGCGCTCGGCCACGATGCCCGAAGGCGGCAACTGA
- a CDS encoding type II toxin-antitoxin system RatA family toxin, giving the protein MRHVELHALVHLASAEEVFTTLPRWERYPELAPHVRSTQVHATLPEPVGSSDWELHFRSGLLRWTEEDTFFPDRLEIRFEQTDGDFDSFQGVWTLRQEGPDVSVVFTADFDFGIPSLASILDPIAERVIRETVAWAVTGFFPGTTILDADIDIDAAVAPSAG; this is encoded by the coding sequence ATGCGACACGTCGAACTCCACGCCCTGGTGCACCTCGCCTCCGCCGAGGAGGTCTTCACGACCCTCCCGCGTTGGGAGCGTTACCCGGAACTCGCCCCGCACGTGCGGTCCACGCAGGTGCACGCGACGCTGCCCGAACCCGTCGGCAGCTCCGACTGGGAGCTGCACTTCCGCAGCGGGCTGCTGCGCTGGACCGAGGAGGACACCTTCTTCCCCGACCGCCTGGAGATCCGCTTCGAGCAGACCGACGGCGACTTCGACAGCTTCCAGGGCGTGTGGACGCTGCGTCAGGAAGGCCCGGACGTCTCGGTCGTCTTCACCGCCGACTTCGACTTCGGCATCCCGAGCCTCGCCAGCATCCTCGATCCGATCGCCGAGCGCGTCATCCGGGAGACCGTGGCCTGGGCCGTCACCGGTTTCTTCCCCGGCACCACGATCCTCGACGCGGACATCGACATCGACGCGGCAGTCGCCCCGAGCGCGGGCTGA
- a CDS encoding flavin reductase family protein — translation MSTLTLRKRWSAQDGALSALAMPVSVLTAVHEGHQHGTTVSTITRISRRPQVLGVCLKPQSVLARLATAEGRFAVNVLSGRQGHLAQYFAESSRPDGAAQFQGIDWRPAAYSRAPLFRGALAHYDCRVVGRFQVGDHEVLLGAVVHADSSEGDHLVSRSGELFAGALMPVTGNDGRTALGPGADLLDGARPLTVPLTQPAKEDVLS, via the coding sequence GTGAGCACTCTCACGCTGCGCAAGCGCTGGAGCGCCCAGGACGGCGCCCTGAGCGCACTGGCCATGCCGGTGTCGGTGCTCACCGCCGTCCACGAAGGCCACCAGCACGGCACCACTGTCAGCACGATCACCCGGATCTCCCGCCGCCCACAGGTACTGGGCGTATGCCTGAAGCCCCAGTCGGTGCTGGCGAGGCTGGCCACCGCCGAGGGCCGGTTCGCGGTCAACGTGCTCAGTGGCCGGCAGGGCCACCTGGCCCAGTACTTCGCCGAGAGTTCCCGGCCCGACGGTGCCGCCCAGTTCCAGGGCATCGACTGGCGCCCGGCCGCCTACTCGCGCGCGCCGCTCTTCCGCGGTGCGCTGGCGCATTACGACTGCCGTGTGGTGGGCCGCTTCCAGGTCGGTGACCACGAGGTGCTGCTCGGCGCGGTCGTCCACGCGGACAGCTCCGAGGGGGATCACCTCGTCAGCCGGTCCGGCGAACTGTTCGCCGGGGCCCTGATGCCGGTCACCGGCAACGACGGCCGCACTGCGCTCGGCCCGGGCGCGGATCTGCTCGACGGCGCCCGGCCGCTCACCGTGCCGCTCACGCAGCCCGCCAAGGAGGACGTGTTGTCATGA
- a CDS encoding VlmB-like protein, whose product MTTPTAHEADWDTAPGLLDGAKDLTLGPDRCNLAYWFTEVAQGTLRDRGATGHHEKADLPEFLRRPGPLREALILEFGFRSLSEEIATRLLGHYVSRAPGIPEMEFYATQLMDEARHARVFRNHLVELGLPERTLLADIDKMAADYRREVLQPVEDFTLEIIRDQGDFPGGVAVFAIVIEGVLAPAAELSERKWTPLSQATQEISRGTAIDEIRHLTVASTILRDHIRDHPEYLPRLLEILEAGTELWDRVPDRPYVLHREELFQQGMTEQAELIGDYEVWPGVRLLDTTPEQRYEMAERWTDEMAASRMTYMGIPAVGVGRSERP is encoded by the coding sequence ATGACGACGCCCACCGCCCACGAGGCCGACTGGGACACCGCCCCCGGCCTGCTCGACGGAGCCAAGGACCTGACCCTCGGCCCGGACCGGTGCAACCTGGCGTACTGGTTCACCGAGGTCGCACAGGGCACCCTGCGGGACCGCGGCGCGACCGGGCACCACGAGAAGGCGGACCTGCCCGAATTCCTTCGCCGGCCCGGGCCGTTGCGCGAGGCCCTGATCCTGGAGTTCGGCTTCCGCAGTCTGTCGGAGGAGATCGCCACCCGTCTGCTGGGCCACTACGTCTCCCGCGCCCCCGGGATCCCGGAGATGGAGTTCTACGCCACCCAGCTGATGGACGAGGCCCGGCACGCCCGGGTGTTCCGCAACCATCTGGTGGAGCTGGGCCTGCCGGAGCGGACACTGCTGGCCGACATCGACAAGATGGCCGCCGACTACCGGCGTGAGGTGCTGCAGCCGGTGGAGGACTTCACCCTGGAGATCATCCGCGATCAGGGTGACTTCCCCGGCGGGGTGGCCGTGTTCGCCATTGTCATCGAAGGGGTGCTCGCCCCGGCCGCCGAGCTGAGCGAGCGCAAGTGGACGCCGCTGTCGCAGGCCACGCAGGAGATCTCCCGCGGCACCGCGATCGACGAGATCCGGCATCTGACCGTGGCCAGCACCATCCTGCGCGACCACATCCGCGACCACCCCGAGTACCTGCCGCGGCTGCTGGAGATCCTCGAGGCCGGCACCGAGCTGTGGGACCGGGTACCGGACCGTCCCTACGTGCTCCACCGCGAGGAGCTGTTCCAGCAGGGCATGACGGAGCAGGCCGAGCTGATCGGCGACTACGAGGTCTGGCCGGGGGTGCGGCTGCTGGACACGACCCCGGAGCAGCGCTACGAGATGGCCGAGCGGTGGACCGACGAGATGGCCGCGAGCCGGATGACCTACATGGGCATACCGGCGGTCGGCGTGGGACGGAGTGAGCGTCCGTGA
- a CDS encoding beta-ketoacyl-ACP synthase III: MTPSSPGAQPFGAPSGRAAVIAGVGGHVPPNVVTNADLVARLDTSDEWIRSRTGIASRHVVTPGTATSDLAVEAGRRALKSAQDSQVDAVVLATTTPDHPCPATAPAVASRLGLTGVPALDVAAVCTGFLYALATGAGFIACGLADRVLVIASDAFTTIVDPDDRGTAVIFADGAGAVVLRAGEADEPGALRSVVLGSDGELSDLISVPAGGSRQRSSGTPGQPGDEFFHMAGRATYRHAVERMTAAALRSLEDTGWRPEDVDRFAAHQANARILDAVAERLGIGPQRQLSNIEHVGNTGGASIPLLLSQKAADGSLTAGDRVLLTAFGGGLAWGAATLTWPEL, from the coding sequence GTGACGCCGTCGTCTCCCGGCGCCCAGCCCTTCGGCGCCCCCTCCGGCCGGGCGGCCGTGATCGCCGGTGTCGGCGGACATGTGCCGCCGAACGTGGTCACCAACGCCGATCTGGTGGCCCGTCTGGACACCTCCGACGAGTGGATCCGCAGCCGTACCGGGATCGCGTCGAGGCACGTCGTCACGCCGGGCACCGCCACCTCCGACCTCGCCGTCGAGGCGGGCCGCCGGGCCCTGAAGTCTGCGCAGGACTCCCAGGTCGACGCGGTGGTGCTGGCCACCACCACGCCCGATCACCCCTGCCCGGCGACCGCGCCCGCGGTGGCCAGCCGGCTCGGCCTGACCGGGGTACCGGCGCTGGACGTGGCGGCGGTGTGCACCGGCTTCCTGTACGCCCTGGCCACCGGTGCCGGATTCATCGCCTGCGGCCTCGCCGACCGGGTCCTGGTCATCGCCTCCGACGCGTTCACCACCATCGTCGACCCGGACGACCGCGGCACCGCAGTGATCTTCGCCGACGGTGCCGGCGCCGTGGTGCTGCGGGCCGGCGAGGCGGACGAGCCGGGCGCGCTCCGCTCGGTGGTGCTCGGCAGCGACGGCGAACTCAGCGATCTCATCAGCGTGCCGGCCGGCGGCTCGCGGCAGCGTTCCTCGGGCACCCCGGGACAGCCGGGCGACGAGTTCTTCCACATGGCCGGCCGCGCCACCTACCGGCACGCCGTGGAACGCATGACCGCGGCCGCGCTGCGTTCGCTCGAGGACACCGGATGGCGCCCTGAGGACGTCGACCGGTTCGCCGCTCACCAGGCGAACGCGCGCATTCTCGACGCGGTCGCCGAACGGCTCGGCATCGGGCCGCAGCGGCAGCTGTCCAACATCGAGCACGTCGGCAACACCGGCGGCGCCTCGATCCCGCTGCTGCTGTCCCAGAAGGCGGCGGACGGCAGCCTGACGGCCGGCGACCGAGTGCTGCTGACCGCCTTCGGCGGCGGCCTGGCCTGGGGCGCTGCCACCCTCACCTGGCCCGAGCTGTGA
- a CDS encoding acyl carrier protein — MFEQLKEILVNKLKVTPEQITPEATREDIELDSLAVVELSLVLETELGAAVSDDELLEANTVADMVALIEQRCARV; from the coding sequence ATGTTCGAGCAGTTGAAGGAAATCCTGGTCAACAAGCTCAAGGTCACCCCTGAGCAGATCACACCCGAGGCCACCCGGGAGGACATCGAGCTGGACTCACTGGCTGTCGTCGAGCTGTCCCTGGTCCTGGAGACCGAACTGGGCGCGGCCGTCTCCGACGACGAGTTGCTGGAGGCGAACACGGTCGCGGACATGGTGGCGCTCATCGAGCAGCGGTGTGCGCGGGTGTGA
- a CDS encoding beta-ketoacyl-[acyl-carrier-protein] synthase family protein: protein MAGTDIAVTGLGLVTPAGVGTAASWSGVRAGRPTASFDPALEGNPVRISCRVPDWDPDALLGARRAHRLDRFSQFALVAAGEAISDAGLDPATWDGARVGVVLGCADGGPGTVEEQHRALVEHSPNRVSPLLLPMQLPNMLAGQTAIEFGATGPNLVVATACASGSTAIGTARDLLLLGRCDVVLAGGSEAMITPLVMAGFARMGTLSRRVDDPAAASRPFDADRDGFVAGEGAGVLVLERSADARARGVRIRARVVGYGASADAHHVTSPHPDGVGLEAAVHGALADAGALPSDVGHVNAHGTATRLNDLAEARVVHRLLDDPLVTSTKGVTGHLLGAAGAVEAAFTVLSLEEQVVPPTANLEVPDPDCEVKVAATATRTRFDLALSNSLGFGGQNAVLAIAAA, encoded by the coding sequence ATGGCCGGCACCGACATCGCCGTCACCGGTCTCGGCCTGGTCACCCCGGCCGGGGTCGGGACCGCCGCAAGCTGGTCGGGCGTCCGCGCCGGACGCCCGACCGCGTCGTTCGACCCCGCTCTCGAGGGCAATCCGGTGCGGATCTCGTGCCGGGTGCCGGACTGGGACCCGGACGCCCTGCTCGGCGCCCGGCGTGCCCACCGGCTTGATCGTTTCAGCCAGTTCGCGCTGGTCGCGGCGGGCGAGGCGATCAGCGACGCCGGCCTGGACCCGGCCACGTGGGACGGTGCCCGGGTGGGCGTGGTGCTCGGGTGCGCCGACGGCGGACCGGGCACGGTGGAGGAACAGCACCGGGCGCTGGTGGAGCACTCGCCGAACCGGGTGTCCCCCCTGCTGCTGCCGATGCAGCTGCCGAACATGCTGGCCGGCCAGACGGCCATCGAGTTCGGCGCCACCGGACCGAACCTGGTGGTGGCCACCGCCTGCGCGTCCGGGTCCACGGCCATCGGGACCGCCCGCGACCTGCTGCTGCTCGGCCGGTGCGACGTGGTCCTGGCCGGCGGCAGCGAAGCCATGATCACGCCCCTGGTGATGGCCGGCTTCGCCCGGATGGGCACGCTGTCGCGGCGGGTCGACGACCCGGCCGCTGCTTCCCGCCCCTTCGATGCAGACCGCGACGGCTTCGTGGCCGGCGAGGGTGCCGGAGTGCTGGTCCTCGAGCGGTCCGCCGACGCCCGCGCCCGCGGTGTGCGGATCCGCGCCCGGGTGGTCGGGTACGGCGCCTCCGCCGACGCCCACCACGTCACCTCCCCGCACCCCGACGGGGTGGGTCTCGAGGCGGCGGTGCACGGGGCACTCGCCGACGCCGGCGCGCTGCCGTCGGACGTCGGGCACGTCAACGCGCACGGCACGGCCACCCGGCTGAACGACCTCGCCGAGGCCCGGGTCGTGCACCGCCTGCTCGACGACCCTCTGGTGACCTCCACCAAGGGAGTCACCGGACATCTGCTGGGTGCGGCCGGGGCGGTCGAGGCCGCGTTCACCGTACTCAGCCTGGAGGAGCAGGTGGTGCCGCCCACCGCCAACCTCGAGGTCCCCGATCCCGACTGCGAGGTCAAGGTGGCCGCCACGGCCACCAGAACCCGTTTCGACCTCGCCCTGAGCAACTCCCTGGGCTTCGGCGGCCAGAACGCCGTGCTGGCCATCGCGGCCGCCTGA